The Streptomyces rimosus genomic interval CACCGGCCGCGGAAGCCGGGACTCCGCTCATCTGCCCGCCTCCTCAGTACACGGCACGCCGTCCACCGACAGCACCTCGGCCACCAGGTCGACGCCTTCACTCGCCACGGCCTTTGCTTCGACCATACGACCCGGCGCAAGGTCGAGTGAGGTCCGCAGCAGGGTCACACCGTCGGTCTCGGGCGCCTGGTGCGCGGCCCGCCCCACGATGCCGTCCTCCTCGTCGACGCTGTCCACCAGGACGGTCAGGGTCTCCCCGAGCCGCTCCTCGGCGCGCTGCGCGGTCAGCTCCTCGGCCAGCCGCGAGATGTGCGCGAGGCGCTCGGCGACCTCGTCCGGGTCCACCTTGCCGTCGTACGTGGCCGCCTCGGTGCCGTCCTCGTCCGAGTAACCGAACACACCGATCGCGTCCAGTCGCGCCCCGGTCAGGAAGCGCTCCAGCTCGGCCACGTCCTCCTCGGTCTCGCCGGGGAAGCCGACGATGAAGTTCGAGCGGGCGCCGGCCTGCGGGGCCTTCGCACGGATCTGCTCCAGCAGGCCGAGGAATCGGTCGGTGTCGCCGAAGCGCCGCATGGCGCGCAGCACGTCCGGGGCCGAGTGCTGGAAGGACAGATCGAAGTACGGGGCGACCTTCTCGGTCTGCGTCAGCACGTCGATCAGGCCCGGCCGCATCTCGGCGGGCTGGAGGTAGCTGACCCGGATCCGCTCCAGGCCGTCGACGGCCGCCAGCTCCGGCAGCAGCGTCTCCAGCAGGCGGATGTCGCCCAGGTCCTTGCCGTAGGAGGTGTTGTTCTCGGAGACCAGCATGATCTCCTTCACACCCTGCTCCGCCAGCCAGCGCGTCTCGCCGAGCACGTCGGAGGGGCGGCGCGAGATGAAGGAGCCGCGGAAGGACGGGATGGCGCAGAAGGAGCAGCGGCGGTCGCAGCCGGAGGCCAGCTTCACGGAGGCCACGGGGCTGGTGCCCAGGCGGCGCCGGAGCGGCGCACGGGGGCCGGAGGCGGGCGCCACGCCCTCGGGCAGGTCAGCGGGGGCCGGGGCCGGCGCGGTGTCGCCGTGGCCGGGCAGCGCCACACCGGCGGCGTCCTGCCGCTCGGCCGGGCTGATCGGCAGCAGCTTGCGGCGGTCGCGCGGGGCGTGGGCCTCGACGCTGCCGCCGCTCAGGATCGTTCGCAGCCGGTCGGAGATGTCGGTGTAATCGTCGAAGCCGAGCACGCCGTCGGCCTCCGGCAGGGCCTCGGCCAGCTCCTTGCCGTACCGCTCGGCCATGCAGCCGACGGCCACCACGGCCTGGGTGCGGCCGTGGTCCTTCAGATCGTTGGCCTCCAGCAGGGCATCGACGGAGTCCTTCTTGGCGGCCTCGACGAATCCGCAGGTGTTGACGACGGCGACATCGGCATCGGCGGCTTCCTCGACGAGCTCCCAGCCGTCCGCTGCCAGGCGGCCTGCGAGCTCCTCCGAGTCCACCTCGTTACGGGCGCAGCCAAGAGTGACAAGGGCGACGGTACGGCGTTCGGGCATGGAGTCAGCCTACTTTGTCCCGGCAGCCCCTATCGCTGCCAGGGTTGCCCCGCTCCGTCCGCCACCCGGGGCCGGGCCGTCCGGCCCGGTGAGAGCCCTGCTCAGCCCGCCTGCGGCCCCGCCGAGTAGCTCAGCCGCTCGACCGCTCCCTTGTCGCCGACCTTCTCGATCTCCTTGCCGTTGACGAACAGCTGTACGACTCCGGCGTTGCCGACGACCAGGTCGATGCGCTTCTTGTCCGTGAAGGTCTTGGACTCGCCCTTCTTGAGCAGGCCGTCTTCCAGCAGGCGGCCGTTGGCGTCCTTGGCGGAGATCCAGCTCTGCCCGTCCTTCGCGGTGATCTTGACGGTGACCCGGTCCTTCGGCAC includes:
- the rimO gene encoding 30S ribosomal protein S12 methylthiotransferase RimO, which codes for MPERRTVALVTLGCARNEVDSEELAGRLAADGWELVEEAADADVAVVNTCGFVEAAKKDSVDALLEANDLKDHGRTQAVVAVGCMAERYGKELAEALPEADGVLGFDDYTDISDRLRTILSGGSVEAHAPRDRRKLLPISPAERQDAAGVALPGHGDTAPAPAPADLPEGVAPASGPRAPLRRRLGTSPVASVKLASGCDRRCSFCAIPSFRGSFISRRPSDVLGETRWLAEQGVKEIMLVSENNTSYGKDLGDIRLLETLLPELAAVDGLERIRVSYLQPAEMRPGLIDVLTQTEKVAPYFDLSFQHSAPDVLRAMRRFGDTDRFLGLLEQIRAKAPQAGARSNFIVGFPGETEEDVAELERFLTGARLDAIGVFGYSDEDGTEAATYDGKVDPDEVAERLAHISRLAEELTAQRAEERLGETLTVLVDSVDEEDGIVGRAAHQAPETDGVTLLRTSLDLAPGRMVEAKAVASEGVDLVAEVLSVDGVPCTEEAGR